Proteins from a genomic interval of Verrucomicrobium sp.:
- a CDS encoding VOC family protein has protein sequence MKVRTVYFKIADLERASAFWATLLGVAPHKESPAWVEFRVGGLNFGLLRMEGFACAPDAANGVPVFQVAAAERDRLKEKALALGARLVVDLPDHPDGQSCVLADPAGNEFELTSFAGA, from the coding sequence GTGAAGGTCCGCACCGTCTACTTCAAGATCGCCGACCTGGAGCGGGCATCCGCTTTTTGGGCCACGCTGCTTGGCGTCGCGCCGCACAAGGAGTCTCCGGCCTGGGTCGAATTCCGCGTGGGCGGGCTCAACTTCGGCCTGCTGCGGATGGAGGGTTTCGCCTGCGCGCCGGACGCGGCCAACGGGGTCCCGGTCTTCCAGGTCGCGGCGGCCGAGCGGGATCGGTTGAAGGAGAAGGCCTTGGCGCTGGGTGCCCGTCTCGTCGTCGACCTGCCTGACCATCCGGACGGACAAAGCTGCGTCCTGGCCGATCCGGCGGGAAACGAGTTCGAGCTGACCAGCTTCGCCGGGGCCTAG
- a CDS encoding M15 family metallopeptidase — protein MSAPQKPIETPIETPIETVYSLDPATPEFLRRHAGVAVLEEGPGFQIVNAYREQDLAGHQDRAYIREALKIRLEGVAARLPEGCRLVIFDAFRSRETQRALFSRIWGEIAEANPGYDDEALFRATRQFVANPYDYSRVLPHNSGGAVDLGIAGPDGKLWDFGSRFDQPDDVSVTRHFEAAHDPASGFTPQRWERVRENRRALFHLMREAGFTNNKDEWWHFDLGDNMWGRNVGQPPVWDAMEPQVHALRQREGREALASLSRGRRAGAEPERGRERVR, from the coding sequence ATGAGCGCCCCCCAGAAGCCGATCGAAACGCCGATCGAAACGCCGATCGAAACGGTTTACTCGCTCGACCCCGCCACGCCGGAGTTCCTCCGGCGCCATGCGGGCGTCGCCGTCTTGGAGGAGGGACCGGGCTTTCAAATCGTCAACGCCTACCGGGAGCAGGACCTGGCCGGGCATCAGGACCGCGCCTACATCCGGGAGGCGCTCAAGATCCGGCTGGAAGGCGTCGCCGCACGGCTGCCGGAAGGGTGCCGCTTGGTCATCTTCGACGCCTTCCGCAGCCGGGAGACGCAGCGCGCGCTCTTCTCCCGCATCTGGGGGGAGATCGCGGAGGCCAATCCCGGCTATGACGACGAGGCCCTCTTTCGCGCGACGCGGCAGTTCGTCGCCAATCCCTACGATTACTCCCGCGTCCTGCCGCACAACAGCGGCGGCGCGGTCGACCTGGGGATCGCCGGGCCGGACGGGAAGCTCTGGGACTTCGGCTCCCGCTTCGACCAGCCGGATGACGTCTCCGTCACCCGCCACTTCGAGGCGGCACACGACCCGGCCTCCGGCTTCACGCCGCAGCGCTGGGAGCGGGTGCGGGAGAATCGGCGCGCGCTCTTTCACCTCATGCGGGAGGCGGGCTTCACCAACAACAAGGACGAGTGGTGGCACTTCGACCTGGGGGACAACATGTGGGGCCGCAACGTGGGCCAGCCGCCGGTCTGGGACGCGATGGAGCCGCAGGTCCACGCGCTGCGGCAAAGGGAAGGGCGGGAGGCGCTGGCCTCCCTCTCCCGCGGCCGCCGCGCCGGGGCGGAGCCGGAGAGGGGGCGGGAACGGGTCCGCTAG
- a CDS encoding prepilin-type N-terminal cleavage/methylation domain-containing protein yields the protein MKTLPLSSRRSFTLVELLVVMGLIGILAAMTLGAADYLDTKGKSTRAQGEIAAFEAALERYKNDNGTYPPTDPIASSDNHYVTNQTSYLPNARALYQSLSGVTNDATNSPPAGPVYFEFKASQIRTAPRPFYAADPWGEPYGFATAAAPNGGTNNLLYNIGFCDIWSAAGQTRKGAKLDTNSWINNWSRR from the coding sequence GTGAAGACGCTTCCCCTTTCCTCGCGGCGCAGCTTCACCCTGGTGGAGCTGCTGGTGGTCATGGGCCTCATCGGCATCCTCGCCGCCATGACGCTGGGAGCGGCCGACTACCTCGACACGAAGGGCAAGTCGACCCGCGCCCAGGGGGAGATCGCGGCTTTCGAAGCGGCGCTGGAACGCTACAAGAACGACAACGGCACCTACCCCCCGACCGACCCGATCGCCTCGTCCGACAACCACTACGTGACGAACCAGACGTCCTATCTGCCCAACGCGCGGGCGCTCTACCAGAGCCTCTCCGGCGTCACCAACGACGCCACGAACAGCCCGCCCGCCGGCCCCGTCTACTTCGAGTTCAAGGCCAGCCAGATCCGCACCGCGCCGCGCCCCTTCTACGCCGCCGACCCGTGGGGGGAACCCTACGGCTTCGCCACCGCCGCCGCGCCGAACGGGGGGACGAACAACCTCCTCTACAATATCGGCTTCTGCGACATCTGGAGCGCCGCCGGACAGACCCGCAAGGGGGCCAAGCTCGACACGAATTCCTGGATCAACAATTGGTCCCGCCGCTAG
- a CDS encoding type II secretion system protein, with protein sequence MSFRRSRAFTLIELLIVITIIAILAGLAFPAMETAMTGAKKTQAGAMIANLKTALTAFYTEYGYWPSSTQNASSDSQLLPTDAYLILAAKEGNADPQNTRQIPFLTFSARDVYPNPLPAGGRAKGLADPWSAALHNYTAQNYQIWIDTSYDNQVAVPAPWSQSLDTGVAIWDPGPPRSGQVNTNTNTMIKSW encoded by the coding sequence ATGTCCTTTCGCCGTTCCCGCGCCTTCACCCTCATCGAACTCCTCATCGTCATAACGATCATCGCCATCCTGGCGGGCCTCGCCTTCCCGGCGATGGAGACGGCGATGACCGGGGCGAAGAAGACCCAGGCGGGCGCGATGATCGCCAACCTGAAGACCGCCCTGACCGCCTTCTACACGGAATACGGCTACTGGCCGAGCAGCACCCAGAACGCCTCCTCCGACAGCCAGCTCCTCCCCACCGACGCCTACCTCATCCTGGCCGCCAAGGAAGGCAACGCCGACCCGCAAAACACCCGCCAGATCCCCTTCCTGACCTTCAGCGCGCGCGACGTCTACCCCAACCCCCTCCCCGCCGGAGGCCGCGCCAAGGGCCTGGCCGACCCGTGGTCGGCCGCCCTCCACAACTACACGGCGCAGAACTACCAGATCTGGATCGACACCTCCTACGACAACCAAGTCGCCGTGCCCGCCCCGTGGAGCCAGTCCCTGGACACCGGCGTGGCCATCTGGGATCCGGGTCCGCCGCGCAGCGGCCAGGTGAACACGAACACCAACACCATGATCAAGAGCTGGTGA